GTCCcctattcaatatatttcgtccAGAATCTCCTTAGGGATAATTCATTATAATGTTCTCCTCTGACGCTTtccatattttgcgtgatttgttctttttagaaaattatattatttttttcttcaaggataaaaTTATTACTTACTCTATGAAATATAGTTGATTTTACGAAAGCTGCTAGGGACTTTCTAATTTTCTCGCATTAAAATACCACATAATGGGTTAAGGAATTATCGATtttaatcacaaaaaaaaaaagtttcgttaCTCAGCTTTATTGACTGTAGAAACGCCGTAACAGGGAAAACAGTTTACTCGGCATTTTTTTACCGTAattgtatatagatgtaaaaaaaacacagctactattacaatttcatatacatatgtatactgagTTTAAATTCGATTAATTAGTTTAATTTGTTGGTGctagttttatatatatttgacCCTATAAATGAGCGTTTTTACCCTACCGTTTGGAATGCGGTACACAAGTGCAAGTGATGAGCAGCTATGTGTACTAATTACAATTTTCTTAAATACTGACAAGTTTACAATCATGCTACTTAGTCTATTTAATAGCTTTAACGAAAGAGTCTAAAAATATTCACGATTTCTGTAGAGGAGCACAAAATGACTCAAACGATTTTGCTTTGTATTCTAGGAGCATTCTTGCAGGTTTGAGTGAAGTAAATAAATCTTTATCACTTTCTAACCCTGATAAACTATTCTACTATTCTTAATAGTTAGCAATATCTTCACCTAGCACACTGCCACCAACTTGTTCCAAGATGGGCACTGCAGCAGAATATAATGCAATTTCGCAAGGCCTTGACTCAGATACGCCTACAACAACTAAATTTCCAGAAACGAGCGCTATATCACAAGGCCGCAAGAAACTCTCAGCAACGATACGCCAAGGAACATACAAACATTTGAATTTTTTACTTCAACGAACTCAAAGAATAGCCAGAGAACTGCTTACAGATCCAGTTATAAGTAATATAGACACAGAAAATATGCGTAAGGATAAATCGGTACTTGAGCAATATGTAAAGGATGCCAATGAAGGATTAAACTCAGCTTTTGCTAATTGTAAAGagcaaattttaaagaatttttttacaTTCTCAAATCGTTATTCGACGAAAGTTGCGGATCTTACAAATGAACAGAAAACTGTTTGGAATGCTTTACAAGCACATGGTTATGAACAATTTGAAAGTGAGGAAAATAAATTACTGAATGATATTGGGAATCATTATGCTGATGAATTTGAGCATTATTTAGATGCACTTTCCCCGGCTGATAAAGAGACAGAGAAGGATTTGGTGTATGTATATGAAACATATCAAGAAAATCAAGATATTATGGATAGAGCCAACTATGGATTTcgatttgggaattttttttcaaaatgacgATACAAATGATATGAACTAAATATGTATAAATTACGAAATAAAACAATGTAAATTACTCATTTACTTGAATGGTGCTTAACCCTTAAAACTTAACTTatctacttacttaattggcgcctaaAATAAATGAgaacttaggccgagcttctcttccaatagaAAATAAAATCATCTTATTACTTTGAATgagtaaaaattgtttgtatataCGGAAATATCTCGGAAAGGGCCTAAccgatttgaataaaatttggtacatggATAGTGTGTTAGATTTTAAGACTTCTCACCTAGGTATTGTCACTGAGGACTGCGGCTTGACCAATTTGAGTAAAATTTCCTAGATAGGTTTGAAATTCAGATACAAAAAGTAATTGACAAAGGTTTGTATTGATTTTGAACTATTCAAAAATGAATAATGCTATTATGCGACTAGGTTATCAAAGCAATGGGTAGGTGAAATAATACTAAGTTCTACATACACATATTCTATTGAAACTTTTAAAAAGTACATTAAAGCTAAAATCCCCAAGACAAGGTTGTATCTTACcctgtaaattttttgtttcaagttCTTTCTGCGGTTAGGGATTGATACGTTTTTGAAATCtgttttaaaaaaactaaacggtaagtaaaaaatatatgtataaacaagtaaaggtgtctaagttcgggtgtaaccgaacattatatactcagcgtgagcttcaattgtacatttcatttcagataaattacttttctacataacacgtggcaccgcccgattaaaagaaaaatgtctcccccatttcctcttacagtaaaactttataaatgaaatgtcattgattcaaaactattttttgctaagttatagattattattctagtctacgacccttctaaATATGTTTAGTATCTAAGctgccgtggcctttaaccgaccccgtctatttttactagaaatattttctgctataaggaaaatatatgtacaaagtttcattacgatatgttaatttttcttcgagtaattgctcccgaaacatagagaattgcttagtcataaaaggggcggtgccacgcccatttttttaaatttaaagattttcctatttttgttataaatctacttggggaatgaaataccattgatataaagctatttcttgcaaagatatatcttattttattcgcccacgacccttttaaaaatcttttatataaaatggaacgtggtccttaaccgatttcgttaatttttcctcgaAGAAATCCTTACAGTAAAgacaacttctctgccgaatctTGTTTAATGAGTTTTcatttatgattagtaatatttgtaaaattgattttatcacaagtgggcggggccacgaccattttaaaaatttttttcaaatttttatcaagactctcaatatcagtccacacgtcaaatttcaatattctaggtgtattatttactaaataatcaggtgttttgtattttccaaaatgttatatatataaaaagtgggcgtggttatcatccgatttcgctcattttcaataccaacctattctgggtccagataagctcgtttaccaaatttggtgaagaaatctaaatatttactcaagttatcgtgttaacgggcagacggacggacggacggacatggctcaatcaatttttttttcaatactgatgattttgatatatggaagtctatatctatatcgattcctgtacaaccaaccgttatccaatcaaagttataataccctgtgtacaagtacagtggGTATACAAATTTATTTCGCAGATTTTCATATTACAATGCACACAAATTAATACGATATTCATTATCGAAATCTCTTTCTTCATTCACACTTAATTGCCTGGTTTGGATGTATCGAAAAAGTTAGCATAATGCTTTGCCTTTTTCACCTCATTATTCTCATTGGTAAAATTCGTATACCAATCGATCAATTTAGTTTCGCGAGCCTTTTGCTTCTCACTCAAAATGCCCAAATATCTTTCGATCGATTTTTCGAATTTGCCTATCACCACTTTCTGCTCTGACATAAAATCCTCTAAAAATTTCTCAGCGCCGTTATCAGCGAATGCTTTATGTAGAGTTTGTGTTTGTTCCAATTCTGATGGCATATCATCGAGATCTTTCATGATGTCAGTAAAACCAATCATTGATTTTAAAAGTGACATAATGCCTTCCTCTTCGATATCGATGTCgttggaattttttttaagaaaatcagcGATACGCGTCATATTTGCTTGAAGTTCGGGACTCTTTTCAGGAAGCGCTTCTAATTGTTCAAGACTTTTCTTCAAAAGCGGTTGTCCTCTTTCGGTGAGATATTTAGCTAAGCCCACTAAGTCGACCAGGGTTTCTGTCATCAATATTTGACGTGCTTTCTTCAGTTCACCAGATTCCTCTGATGAGGAAGAATCTGATGAGTCCGCTACTGTGTTTGTTTGTTTACGTTCTACTGCGACATCTTCGGCTGCTTCACGTCGCATGCGTGGTATGGCTTGAGtctatagaaatgaaaatagtataaaaaataataaatttaaaaaaaatgttttcaaggaGATTTTGTCCTTTTTTTACTTACTTGCACTAATAGCAAAGCGCTTAAGAATAAAATAATTAGCTTCGTTTGCATTGTTGTAAATTTACTGAACGTCTCTGAGTTGCTGAATGTACTGAGGCCTAATTTTTGCAttcataaatttatatttaattcggGCATTAGTAAACAACAGATATTTCATAATTATATTCATATTCTCGTACATATTATAcactttcaaaaattatttttcatgcaAATCAATGCTTgcaaactatttctaattgttaaaaaaaaatataatttcaattaaattatatTGAGATAATAGTGACACCATCAACATTTTAGGCTCAATGTGTGGAATTCTTATCTATTGcagaaatatattttatttatattttatagagATGTAGTCATATATATACAGCCCAGCGCACATTGTTAAACTATTATCAGTACTTTCTTtaacttattattatttctattaaacaataaaaataaaataaacaaattttaagcacttcctttaaaGAGATATTCTTGCTaagctttaatttttaaattttgacatagaaattgcaaaaatatttatgagaattaaaaatataaaagtgagcgcacattacttggattggaaagttggtaggaaaggagatattattagtcaaatAATTGCGCATCACCTTTATATGTTTActcctcataaatatttttgcaatttctttgtcaaaatttaaaaattataaataaagtttagcaagaatatatcTTTATAAAAGGAgccatttttcgctgatttttgtccatttatataaagcaagtgcttaagatttttttattttctcgttttcttacattttctcggtgtcttaacttaTCTGTTAAGTCTTagagttgtagctcaatgagaacttacataaaaatcaatcccaaaattccctgcCTTCCgttagatttttctaaatatctcagtccgtgcgccccctagcgaaaccttttgtattgtgtcatcggctgtcatcgacctctgaattaagctctaaatttttagcatctagctcatcgagaagttacttaaaacccggtttcaaatttccaaataattgtataattttttcgatccgtgcgacacctaacggaatttgtttctccttttgttcctttatcatggtgtcttaacctgtctctgaggtttaaTGTTggagctcaatgagaacttactttaaaatcgatctcaaaacaccaaattttcaaattattatctaaatatttcgatccttgcgccacctcacggaatttttctcctttttttaaattttctcggcatcttatctgtgaagttttagGGATGTagttcaatgagaacttacataaaaatcaatcccaaaattccctccgtttcgtacgatttttctaaatatcccattccgtgcgcccctagcgaatctttttgtatctgaattaagtttgaaatttcaagtctctagctcatcgagaagttacttaaaaactggttggaaaattttcaaattctgcCTAACGGAttgttttccttttgttgcattgtcacggtgtttagaatcagatcttgtattctaataaaaaaaactctagtatttattctattattttttttagcGACGAAGACTTTACCTGCATTAGCCCCGAGCTGCAGGATCGACCACTCTTGCTGATGTCCGATTATCTTGCGCACGATCGCCCAATTTCTGTGCAGAACCGGCTCTGCAaggcggtacgggaggcccacagaaagggttcccgataataatcggggtcgatgccaatgcacatcacaccgcttggggctctaccgatatTAACGCAAGGGGTGAGTctcattttatactcagttgagcagagctcacagagtatattaagtttgattggataacggttggttgtacatatataaaggaatcgaggtagatatagacttcaatatatcaaaataatcaggatcgaaaaaaaatttgattgagccatgtccgtccgtccgtccgtccgttaacacgataacttgagtaaattttgaggtatcgtgatgaaatttggtatgtagggtcatgagcgctcatctcagatcgctatttaaaatgaacgatatcggactataaccacgcccactttttcgatatcgaaaatttcgaaaaaccgaaaaagtgcgataattaattacaaaagacagataaagcgacgaaactaggtagatgagttgaacttatcacgcagaatagaaaataagtaaaattttgcaccatgggcgtggcaccgcccacttttaaaagaaggtaatttaaaattttgcaagctgtaatttggcagtcgttgaagatatcatgatggaatttggcaggaacgttactcctattactatatgtacgcttaataaaaattagcaaaatcggagaaggaccacgcccactaaaaaaaaaaaattttttttaagtaaaattttaacaactaatttaatatctttacagtatataagtaaattatgttaacattcaactccagtaatgatatggtgcaacaaaatacaaaaataaaagaaaatttcaaaatgggcgtggctccgccctttttcatttaatttgtctaggatacttttaacgccataagtcgaacaaaaattaaccaatccttttgaaatttggtaggggcatagattttatgacgctaactgttttctgtgaaaaagggcgaaatcggttgatgtcacgcccagtttttatacacagtcgtccgtctgtccttccgcatggccgttaacatgataacttgagcaaaaatcgacatatctttaatgaacttagttcacgtgcttacttgaactcactttatcttggtatgaaaaatgaacgaaatccggctatgaccacgcccaatttttcgatatcgaaaattacgaaaaatgaaaaaaatgccataattctataccaaatacgaaaaaagggataaaacatggtaaggtaattggattgttttattgacgcgaaatataactttagaaaaaactttataaaatggttgtgacacctaccatattaagtagaagaaaatgaaaaagttctgcagggcgaaataaaaaacccttaaaatcttggcaggtattacatatataaataaattagcggtatccaacagatgacgttctgggtcaccctggtccacattttggtcgatatctgaaaaccccttcacatatacaactaccaccactcccttttaaaactctcattaatacctttaatttgatacccatatcttacaaactcattatagagtcacccctggtccacctttatggcgatatctcgaaaaggcgtccacctatagaactaagccccacacccttttaaaatactcattaacacctttcatttgatacccatattgtacaaacatattctaaagtcacccctggtccacctttatggcgatatctcgaaaaggcgaacacctatagaacgaaggcctactcccttttaaaaatactcattaacacctttcatttgatacccatatcgtacaaacaaagtcttgagtcacccctggtccacctttaatgcgatacctcgaaaaggcgtccacctatagaacttaggcccactcccttttaaaacactcattaactcctttcgtttgatacccatattaaaaaaaaaaaataaaaaaaaaaaaaaaataaatgtaaggcgcgataacctccgaagagatctaaggccgagcttctcttccaatttgcgtcgtgctcctcttgattttccctacaaattggccggacgggacctacatgttttatgccgactccgaacggcatctgcaaagcagatgagttttcactgagagcttttcatggcagaaatacacccggagtgcttgccaaacactgccgaggggcgaccccgcttagaaaaattttcttctaattgaaaaatcttatttctaaaatttttgatgttgctttgcccgggagttgaacccagggcatacggtgtgataggcggagcacgctaccatcacaccaccatattgcacaaacgaattctagagtcacccctggcccacctttgtggcgatatctcgaaacggcgtccacctatggaactaaggattactcccttttaaaatactcattaacacctttcttttgatacccatattgtacaaacaaattctaggatcattcctgctccacctttgtggcgatatctcgaaacggcgtccacctatggaactaaggattactccctaattctagggtcacccctggtccacctttatggcgatatctcgaaaatgcgaccacctatacaacaacccccactcccttttaaaaccctcattaaaacctttaatttgatacccatatcgtacaaacacattctagagtcgcccctggtccacctttatggcgatatttcgaaacggcatccacctatagaactaaggcccactcctttttaaaatactcattaacaccattcgtttgatgcccatattgtacaaacaaattctagggtggcgatatctcgaaacggcgtcaacctatggaactaaggattactcccttttaaaatactcattaacatctttcatttgatacccatatcgcacaaacgcattctagagtcaactctgatccacctttatggctatatccctaaatagcgtccacctatagaaatatggcccactccctcataaaatactctttaatgcctttcatttgatacacatgtcatacaaacacattccagggttttcctcggttcattttcctacatggttattttcccttatgttgtcaccatagctctcaactgagtatgtaatgttcggttacacccgaacttaaccttccttacttgttgattctATTATTAACTACAATCTATGTATATGCAACCCTGGGGACAAACCAACTTTTGTCACCTCaaacaggaagg
The DNA window shown above is from Eurosta solidaginis isolate ZX-2024a chromosome 2, ASM4086904v1, whole genome shotgun sequence and carries:
- the LOC137242117 gene encoding uncharacterized protein isoform X1, coding for MTQTILLCILGAFLQLAISSPSTLPPTCSKMGTAAEYNAISQGLDSDTPTTTKFPETSAISQGRKKLSATIRQGTYKHLNFLLQRTQRIARELLTDPVISNIDTENMRKDKSVLEQYVKDANEGLNSAFANCKEQILKNFFTFSNRYSTKVADLTNEQKTVWNALQAHGYEQFESEENKLLNDIGNHYADEFEHYLDALSPADKETEKDLVYVYETYQENQDIMDRANYGFRFGNFFSK
- the LOC137242117 gene encoding uncharacterized protein isoform X2 gives rise to the protein MGTAAEYNAISQGLDSDTPTTTKFPETSAISQGRKKLSATIRQGTYKHLNFLLQRTQRIARELLTDPVISNIDTENMRKDKSVLEQYVKDANEGLNSAFANCKEQILKNFFTFSNRYSTKVADLTNEQKTVWNALQAHGYEQFESEENKLLNDIGNHYADEFEHYLDALSPADKETEKDLVYVYETYQENQDIMDRANYGFRFGNFFSK
- the LOC137242119 gene encoding uncharacterized protein, which gives rise to MQKLGLSTFSNSETFSKFTTMQTKLIILFLSALLLVQTQAIPRMRREAAEDVAVERKQTNTVADSSDSSSSEESGELKKARQILMTETLVDLVGLAKYLTERGQPLLKKSLEQLEALPEKSPELQANMTRIADFLKKNSNDIDIEEEGIMSLLKSMIGFTDIMKDLDDMPSELEQTQTLHKAFADNGAEKFLEDFMSEQKVVIGKFEKSIERYLGILSEKQKARETKLIDWYTNFTNENNEVKKAKHYANFFDTSKPGN